The sequence below is a genomic window from Mycobacterium sp. ITM-2016-00316.
CGGCGGGAGCTCGTGTGTATCGGCGGGCCGGACCTTGCCGACGGCGGCCGTCCACGCGGGCTCGCCCGGCGGCTCCCGATAGAGGCTGAGCGACTCGCGCATGACCACCCCCGGGACGAGCGCCGCGGCCTGCTCGGCCAGCACATCGAAAGTATGCGCGCCCCAACTCGATACGCGCTCCCACGGTGCGACATGGGTCGGGAACCACACCGCCGCCGCCACTGCCGAGGTCGTGGACATGGCGCCTTCGGCGGTCACCATCCGTACCTCGTGGCCGGCCTCCAGCAGCGAGATGGCCGTGGTCAGCCCGCTGATCCCGGAGCCGACCACGACGGCCCGCAGCGATGTGGTCACGGTTCGAAGTTACCCGTTCGAATCGATCATGGCCTGGTGTTCTCACGAATCACGTTTGTCGTCAGTGACTTTCGTGATTCGCTCGAACTCCGCGACCACAAGTGCGGTTCGTGGTGGCGGGTCTGGCGGCGTGTTGCTCCCCGCCGGACCCGCCTGCGTGGGCGGTGTTCACTGTGTAGTTGTCAAGGTGCCGTGCGAGTTTGGTTATGCGGCGGTGGGTAGATCGGTCATGGTGCGTCGGGCATGGGATCGCAGGTGCGCCGGTTCGGGTTCATCCGGGCGGTGCGGCGGGATGAACCAGGGGTGGCGGTCGGCGCCGAGGTAGACCTGCCAGCCGCCGTGGTGGATCGCGGTGTGGTGCAGTCGGCACAGCAGGACGCCGTTGTCGATGCTGGTGTAGCCTCCGCTGCTCCAGGGTGTGATGTGGTGGGCGTCGCACCACGACACCGGTCTTCCGCAGCCGGGGTGCGCGCATCCACGGTCGCGGACGGCCAATCCTTTCCGGATGGCGGGTGTGAACAGCCGCTCGGCGCGCCCGACGTCCAGCGGGGCGCCGGCGGCGTCGACGATCACCGAGGTCAGGGTGCTGTCACAGGTGATGAGGTCCGCGGTGCGGGTGCTGACGGGACCACCGAAGCCGAGAAAGTCCACGCCTGGTGTTGCGGCGGGGCGGATCACGGTGACATGCGGCAGCACACCACCGCTCATCGGGCGCTGCGCGCCCGACAGGTAGGTTCGTATGATCTGCCCGAACGCGTCGGCGCGGCGGCGCCCGGTCGGGCGTGGGTCCGGTGATCCGTCGGGCAGCGGGATGGGCCGGCACAGCGGATCCAGCGCGGCCAACAGTTCCTCTGCCGTGAGCGCGTCGAGATCCAAGCTGGCCGCGACCCGCCCGTCCTCGGTCTGCACCACGGTCATGTCGTTGAGGTCGGTGTTTTCGGCGACCGGCACCGCCCCGTCGTCGAGCGGAGCGGCGGCGGTTCTGTCGATGGCGATCTCGCGGGCCTTCTTATCGACACCCGAGGGGGTGGTCTGGATCATCAGCGTCGTCACCACGCCCGCCCGGTCCTGCTCGGACAGGGCGACCCGGCTGCTGACGTGAGCGACTCCTTTACCGATGGCGTCGGCGAACTCGATACCGATCCCACCGAGGCGCTGCAACTGCGTCAACGCCGGCAGCGTGTGTGCCGCCCGCCCGACCCGCGCGGCCCGGTGCGCCGCGCCCGGCGCCACACCCAGACTGGTGAGCAGATCAGCGCCCGTGCGCAGGTGCGTGCGTGGCGGGATCCCGGCCCGCTCCGCGGCCGCAACCGCTTGGGCGATCACATGATCGACCAGATTGCGCAAGGTGACCGCGGCCGCCAGCACCGCGAGCAAGGGCTGTTCATCAACGATCCGGCGCGGACTGTCGAGCAGATGACACAACCGGCGATCAGCGTCGTCCTCGGGTGCAGGCACCGGAGTGAGGTCATCAATCAACGCATCAACAAAGGTGTCGAGATCAGTGGCGTCCATAGGGATACCGACTTTCACAGAAGGTGCCCAACGGGGCACGATCAGTCACAACGGTCCGCACAGCCCGAAAGGGGCCATCGAACCTCGCGGCGACCGGAGTCGCGGTCTGTGCTCACCGGATGGTGATGGGAGCAACGTCGCATTCGAACTTGTGTTCGATGCTACGCCGAATCAAGGCCCCGCGCAAGGGACATTTTGAGGACATCGGTGACAGATTGAAGGGGCTTGGTGGTGACGCTGATCATGGTCAAGCGCAATGTCCCGCAGAACCATCCGCGCTGTCGCTGCGCCGGATGTCCCATGGCTGAAACGCCTCGCCGGACCTGAATCTTGGGCGGCGCCACGGGCGCGAAACTCCGAAACACTGCTCACCGCCGAGGAGCGTGGACCGCGACCGCACTCACCGCTCATCGGCCTGGAGGCCGAGGTAGCGATCCAGGTCCAGCAGACAGTGAGTGCCGAGCTACTCCGAGTCCTTGGCGGCGCTGGACTCCGACGTGGTGGATCCGCTCTTGTCGCCACCCGACTGTGAGTCAGAGCGCGACGACGTCCCGCCACCGGTGAGTTTCTTGACAGTACGGCCGACGTTGTCGCGGAAGTCCTTAATGCCCTGCCGGATTCCGGCGGCCGGGTCCTTCTTCGCGGGCTTGGCCGGCTTGGTGGTCTCTGTCTGGTCGCTGATGGCATCAGCCTCGGTGTCAGTGACTTCGGCGTCGGCGGCAGGGGTGACGGCCTCGGTCGGCTCCGGCGTCTCGACGACCGTCTCGGTGTCGGGCGTGACGGTCTCGACGACCGGCTCGACGGCGGTGTCCAGGGGGTCTTCGTCTGCGGTGTCGGTGGTGGTTTCGGTGACCGCGGTATCGGTTCCGATGGCACTCTCGTCGCGGCCGGTGGACAGGCTGATCAAGCTCGCGTTGGTGTCGGGGACCGTGGTGGTGACGATATCGTTCGGCGTCTTGATGTCGCGGACCCGCGGCGGCTGGCCCCACGGGGTGAGCAGGCCCGGCGCCGGGATGTACTGCCCTTCCCTGCCGGGCAGGATCGGGCCGAGGTCCCCGTAGCCACCGAAGAGCAGGCCGTCGATCACGTGGAATGGCGCCTTCACGATCGCCTCGATGAACGGCTCGATACGCCAGGTGGTCATCGAGTAGAAGATCTCGGAGTGGGCCTGGCCGGCGCCCCCGATGGCGCTCAGCAGCGGCCCGACGAGGCGGATGAAGGCGTATTCGACGAGGTCGGGGATCTGGCGAATCTGGTCGCCGAGCACCGGGAAGTTGCGGGCCACAGCCTCGGCGACCGCATCATTGAGCGGCCCGATGAGCAGCGGCGTGATCGGCGCAAAGACCATGTTGGCGACCATGGCGTAGTTCCAGTGGGTCAGGTCGGCGTCGGGCCACTGCTCCTCGACGGTCCACCAGATGTCGGGAACCTTTCGCACCAGGCCGTCGATGCTCTGTTCGACCGCGGCGCGGGCGCCGTTGCCGATGAGCTGCAGGTCCTGGAACAGCCCGGCCGGCATCACATCGGTGCTGACGACGCGCGGCGTGTCGGCGATGGCACGAATCTCCGGTGTCACGGTCACGGGGGTCAGCGCGATGGCGCCGGCGCTGGCAAGAACAACGCCCGTGGTGAGGGTCTGTCGAAACACCTTGTTGGCCATACCTTTAGTGACTCCTGCGTCGAATGCGATAGTTTGCCGTCGCAAACGCTAGCCGAGCCCGCGGCGAAAATGTGGGCTCCCTTTTGGCCCCCTGTGCGGTCGCTGTTCGCGTGGTTGCGAGCGAAACCTGTGCGACCTCGTTTATGGTTCGGCTGTGCCTGATTTTGATCGACGCAGCGCCTTGTTCATGTTGGGACTGGGTGCGGCTGCTGCCGCGCTGCCCTCTCCGGCAGCCCATGCCGAGCCCGTTCCCGGTGACTTCCCGCCAGGACCGGTTCCCGGGGCCGGGGCTCCGGTCCCCGAAGCGGCGGCCCCGGTGTTCCTTTTCCAGGACGAGTTCAACGGCCCGGCCGGTTCGCCACCGAACCCCGGGGCGTGGTTCATCGTTCCGCAGCGGGAGACCATCCGGAACCCGGTCGAATGGGACAAGCCGTTCAACATGGGTCGTTACGTCACCGACCAGGAGCATGTCTTCCAGGACGGCAACGGCAACCTCGTCATCCGCGCCACCCGCGGCGAGGGCGCGAACATCCAGGAGAAGTACGCCAGCGCGAAGATCATCGGTAACTGGCGCGGCGGGGTCGGGACGACCTGGGAGGCCCGCGTCAAACTCAACTGCCTGACCGATGGTGCCTGGCCTGCCTTCTGGTTGATCAACGACAACCCCGTGCGCGGCGGTGAGGTCGACCTCTTCGAGTGGTACGGCAACCGGGATTGGCCCTCTGGCACGACCGTGCACGCAAAGTTGGACGGCAGCCAGTTCCAGACTTTCAAGCATCCGGTGGACGGTGCATGGCACACCTGGCGGATGACGTGGAAGCCCGAAGGCATGTACTTCTGGCAGGACTACCAGCCGGGGATGGAACCGTTCTACACGGTGGCGTCGAACTCACTGCCGGACTGGCCGTTCAACGATCCCGGCTTCACCATGGCCCCGGTGTTCAATATCGCCATCGGTGGATCCGGCGGGCGCGAGCCCGCCGGCGGCAACTACCCGGCCGAGATGCTGGTCGACTGGATCCGGGTGTTCTGACCGGCGTCACCTCGCCCCGCTGGACGCTGCGGTCCTCGGGCCCTTTGTCGTCTTGACGGTCCGCGTGGTGGTGGTTCGACTCACACGCGGGGTGACGGGTGCCTGCTCGGCCTCCTCGGCGGGTGCCTGCTCGGCTTCTTCTGAGTCAAGGGCCTCGGTCTCAGCGACCTCCGGCACGGTGACCTCTGGCTCGGTGACCACGGCGTCGGTCACTTCGGGTGCGACGACGTCAAGTTCGACGGTCTCGGTGACCGCGGTTTCGACGTCCCCGACTTCGACGACGTCAGCCTGAACGATGTCGGGCTCAACCACTTCGGGCCCACCGGCGGTGAGTTCGACGACCTCCGGTGCTACCGGATCGCTCGACGCCGACGGCCCGTCTACCTCCGCGGCGTCGTCATCGACCGCCAATACCGTTGCAGTGGACATCATCCGGTTCAACTCCGGCGCGGTGGGCTCGACACCCAGGCAACTCCTGACCTTCTCGACCACCCAGTTCACCGAGTTGACGATGGCGTCGGCGATACCGTGCACGACCCGGGACGTCAGATCGACGAGGCCCTCGACGACGTTGACCGTCACTTCGGCGATGGTCTTGACCGCCCACACCGTCACGTCGATGAACGCCTCCACGCCCCAGACGACGAAATCGACCACATCGTTGATGACCTCGCCGGTGATCTCGACGACTCTGTTGATGACGTTCCTGATCGCATCGAGGATCGGGTTGTCGGGCTCGAAGATCTTCGAGGAAGTCCCGGATCACCTGGACCGCCGGCTTTTCGGTCCAGTCGGTGTACCAGATGCCGAAGTTGTCCTGATCGCTCGCGCTGCCGGAGTTTATGTCTCTGGTCGAATAGATGAAGATCGGGCCCGTGCCGTTCTCGCGCTGCCAGCTCGCCAGGAAGTCCGCGAGGAACTCGGCCTGCTTCTCCGGGGAGTTGTACAGCAACGGGTGCAACGGATCGAATGGTGTTGTGGGAAGACCATATTCGCTGGCCCACACCTTCAGGTCTCCGTCGCCGTACTGCTCCATCAACTCCCTGATCGCGCGGAGCTGCAGAATCGGGGAGTCCGACTGCGTCGCACCCTCGGAGAACGGGATGTCGTAGTGGTACGGATGGAAGGAGAACGCGTCGAAATAGCCGTGTGCGTCGGCGTCGTACATGCCCTGCAGGAAATCGATCGGGTTCATCGTGAAGTTGTCGCCGAGGGTGCGGCCCGAGCCGAGCACGCCGGCAACAACGGTGATGTCATCGTCCGGATCGCGTGGATCGTCGTGGGCTTTGATGGCGGCGTAAGCGGCCTTCACCATGCCCGTATAGGCGGCGGGGTCGACCGGGTTGAGGAAGAACCGGCCGTTCGGTTCGTTCCAGACCTCGAGTGCGGAGATCTTGCCCTCATATCGTTCGGCGACCGCGCCGGCGAACCTGCCGAATGCATCCAGGTTCGGTACCCCCGACAGCGGCGGACTGCCGGCCCAGGCCGGCGTCTCGTGGAGGACGCCCAGTACGCCCATCCCGCGCCGATGGGCTTCGTTGATCACGTAATCGGTGGCGCCCCAGAAGAAACTGCCGTCTTCGCTGAACTGGGTGGAAATCCAGGAGATGCCGATGCGGACGTTCTGTACTCCCAGGGCTTGCATCATGTCGAGCTGCTGGTCGATGAGGTCCTCGTTGTCGAGGCGGACGAGGTTCGAATCGGCGAGGCCGATGGTGGTGGGCGACTCTTCGATGGCGGCGACCATATCGATGGCATGGGACGACGCACGCAGGTCGATCGGCGGCCGCTGTTCGGTGGTTGCGCACACCGTGGCAAGCACGAGTGCCGAGGAGACGGTGACAATCGCCCGCTGCGGGATGCTCCGAAGAGCTGGTCTGCCCATGACGACTCCCGACGGTCGCGACATCGGCCGGCGGCAGCTCAGCCAATTCAGACATTAGTCCACCCGGCTGTCGGAAAATAGGCAATGACGTGGTCAAACAGCTAAAACTTGGCACCCGGTAGATGGCGTGGCACCGGGCCACCCGGAGTGGTTTGCGGCCACCTGAGGTTCCTCGCCGAAGGCCGATCACCTCCAGCCTGCTTTCGATCGCAATCACTTAGCGGGCAACATCCGCCAGCCGGGGCAGCGGTTAGATCGCGCTCATGGATCTATGGCACCGCACGCCAAGACCGGGCCGCAAGGGATTTACGCGACCGCGAGCCGACCGGCGCACACTGTCCATCTTGCGAGGTCCACGCGGTGCCGTTGTTTGGTCATCGCTGATCCGGGGCATCCAAGCGCGGCAATGGTGGCCCGTTGAACAGTTGCTGGCCCGGTGAAACTCCTTGAGAGGCAGATGTGACCACCACGTACCCATATGAACCCGATTCCCTTCTGCTCGGCGCCGTCGCGGACGGCGTCTACGCGCCGCGCGAGGATTCGAAGCTGCTCATCGACGTCATGGACAAAACTGCGCTAGCGCTCGGCGCCAAGGTTGCCGACCTGTGCACCGGCAGTGGTGTGGTCGCCATCAATGCCGCCGCTCAGGGCGCGGCTCGGGTCGAGGCCTTCGATATCTGCCCGAAGGCCGTTCGCTGCGCTCGGGCCAACGCCCAGATTCACGAGGCCCCCGTCGAGGTTCACCTCGGTTCATGGGCCCGCGCGGCCGAGTTCGGACCGCATGACCTGGTCGTGTGCAACCCCCCGTACGTTCCACACGATCCCGACGCCGCATCGTTGCCGCCGACCCTGGGCCCCGCGCGTGCCTGGGATGCCGGGTCCGACGGACGATCGATCCTCGACCCGCTGTGCGAAGCAGCGCCCGGCCTGTTGGCCGCCGGCGGCAGCTTGCTGTTGGTGCAATCGGAATTCGCCAACCCGCGCAAGACCCTGGAATCGCTGTCGGCGGGCGGCCTGGACGCCGATATCGTTGCTTGGGAATGGATCCCGTTCGGCCCCGTACTGCGCTCGCGCGCGCAGTGGCTGGAGGACATCGGACTGCTGCAGGCGGGTCGCCGCGAGGAGGAACTCCTGGTCATCCGAGCTGACAAACCGTGAACGGCCAGGACCGCCGGACGGTGCGCGCGGTACGTCGAGGCCCGGTGATGGTGGAGGGGCCGGTCAGCATCGAGATGCCTGACGGCACCTGCGTGGAGTCCGATCGCTTCATGGTGGCGATCTGTGCGTGCGGGCGCAGCAAAAACTTCCCGTTGTGCGATACCAGCCATCGACGCCAGTCCCGCGCCAAGAACGCGGATCGCGTCACGCCGCAATCGGCGTAGCAAAGCCGGCTCAGTCGCGGGTGTCGATCACCCGTTGAGCGACGTCGACCAGCTTGGTGTTGCTGTCCTGCGATATCTGGCGGAGCATCTCGAAGGCCTGCACATCGTCTACCTTGTAGCGCTCCATGACGATTCCTTTGGCCTGCCCGATGCGGTCGCGGGTGGACAGCGCGGCTTCAAGTTGCTGACCTTCCTGGCTGGCAAGGATTGCCGCGGCCGCGTGCGCCGCGAGAATGGCACCGATGGTCTCGGCCTCTCCGCGCCAGATGTTCGGCTGGAATCCGAACAGGTTCAGCGCGCCCGCGGTGCGGTCCGAGGTATAGAGCTTGAATGACAAGCCGCTGAGGACGCCGATCTGCACGCATGCCGGCGCATACTGGGGCCAACGCGTCTCTTCGCGGAAATCATCGGTGCGCACGATCAGGTCGCCCAGCGCCGCCTGCACACAGGGCCCCTCGTCGAACTGCATCTGAAGGCGGTGCAGTTCATTGGTCAAACTCGCGTCTTTCGGCACCGTCTCGAAGGTGTTTTCCTTGCCGATGAGCAGAACCCCCGCAGCATCTACCCCAGGAATGAGTTCCAAGGCCGCGGAGGCAACCCCAGAAAGCACTTCGTCGAGGTTGCGTGGGCCGGCGAGGGTGCGAGCCAGCTCGGCCATCCTCGCGGCCAGATCCCGCTTCTCCAAGAACGTCATGACGGCATTCTCCTCTTTTCTCGAACATCCGTACAAAGAGCCGTGCAGGGGCTCGGTTTCGGGCCGACCGATATCCACTGAAGAGCCGTCCGGTGTTCCCGCTGAGCGGTTCGGTTTCCGGATAGTGACCTCGTAAGGGTGGTCTTAGTTGCTGAAGCTGTGCGCGCTGCCCACAATGATGAATTGTGACTCTGGTTGACGGTGATCCCACGGGCGAACGGCGACGTTTCTACGATGCCATGCAACGCGCCGTAGTTTTCCAGCAGCGGGGTGAGACCGACGTCGAACAAGTCCTACGCGAGCTGAACGAAGCGACAGTGGCCTCGATCCCCGGTGCCCGATACGCCGGTATCACGCTCGTCGACGAGCACGGCCAGGTCACTTCGGTGGGCGCGACGCACGACTTCGCAAAGTTGCTCGACGACCTGCAGGGCGAGCTTCGTGAGGGGCCATGCCTGTCGGCCGCATGGGAGAACCACACCATGCTGATCAACGACCTGGAAGCCGAGCAGCGCTGGCCGTCGTACTGCAGGGAGGTCACCAAACGAACCCCGGTTCGGTCGGTGTTGTCGGTGCAGCTCGACACGCCTTCTTCTGGGATCGCCGCGCTGAACTTCCAAGCAGAGGCCGCCGGATCGTTCGACGAGGACGCAGCCGAGCTGGCCCGGGTTTTTGCGGCTCATACGACCCTGGCGTGGAACTCGTTGCATCGGGAAAGGCAGTTCCAGACAGCCCTGGGCAGCCGTGACCTGATCGGGCAGGCCAAAGGGATGCTGATGGAACGGTTCAATATCGACGGCGTCGCAGCGTTCGACGCGCTGCGGCATCTGTCTCAGGACATGAACGTCAAACTGATCGAGGTGGCCGAAAGGATCGTCTC
It includes:
- a CDS encoding HNH endonuclease signature motif containing protein — its product is MDATDLDTFVDALIDDLTPVPAPEDDADRRLCHLLDSPRRIVDEQPLLAVLAAAVTLRNLVDHVIAQAVAAAERAGIPPRTHLRTGADLLTSLGVAPGAAHRAARVGRAAHTLPALTQLQRLGGIGIEFADAIGKGVAHVSSRVALSEQDRAGVVTTLMIQTTPSGVDKKAREIAIDRTAAAPLDDGAVPVAENTDLNDMTVVQTEDGRVAASLDLDALTAEELLAALDPLCRPIPLPDGSPDPRPTGRRRADAFGQIIRTYLSGAQRPMSGGVLPHVTVIRPAATPGVDFLGFGGPVSTRTADLITCDSTLTSVIVDAAGAPLDVGRAERLFTPAIRKGLAVRDRGCAHPGCGRPVSWCDAHHITPWSSGGYTSIDNGVLLCRLHHTAIHHGGWQVYLGADRHPWFIPPHRPDEPEPAHLRSHARRTMTDLPTAA
- a CDS encoding family 16 glycosylhydrolase produces the protein MLGLGAAAAALPSPAAHAEPVPGDFPPGPVPGAGAPVPEAAAPVFLFQDEFNGPAGSPPNPGAWFIVPQRETIRNPVEWDKPFNMGRYVTDQEHVFQDGNGNLVIRATRGEGANIQEKYASAKIIGNWRGGVGTTWEARVKLNCLTDGAWPAFWLINDNPVRGGEVDLFEWYGNRDWPSGTTVHAKLDGSQFQTFKHPVDGAWHTWRMTWKPEGMYFWQDYQPGMEPFYTVASNSLPDWPFNDPGFTMAPVFNIAIGGSGGREPAGGNYPAEMLVDWIRVF
- a CDS encoding cellulase family glycosylhydrolase, whose translation is MLATVCATTEQRPPIDLRASSHAIDMVAAIEESPTTIGLADSNLVRLDNEDLIDQQLDMMQALGVQNVRIGISWISTQFSEDGSFFWGATDYVINEAHRRGMGVLGVLHETPAWAGSPPLSGVPNLDAFGRFAGAVAERYEGKISALEVWNEPNGRFFLNPVDPAAYTGMVKAAYAAIKAHDDPRDPDDDITVVAGVLGSGRTLGDNFTMNPIDFLQGMYDADAHGYFDAFSFHPYHYDIPFSEGATQSDSPILQLRAIRELMEQYGDGDLKVWASEYGLPTTPFDPLHPLLYNSPEKQAEFLADFLASWQRENGTGPIFIYSTRDINSGSASDQDNFGIWYTDWTEKPAVQVIRDFLEDLRARQPDPRCDQERHQQSRRDHRRGHQRCGRFRRLGRGGVHRRDGVGGQDHRRSDGQRRRGPRRSDVPGRARYRRRHRQLGELGGREGQELPGCRAHRAGVEPDDVHCNGIGGR
- a CDS encoding HemK2/MTQ2 family protein methyltransferase; the encoded protein is MTTTYPYEPDSLLLGAVADGVYAPREDSKLLIDVMDKTALALGAKVADLCTGSGVVAINAAAQGAARVEAFDICPKAVRCARANAQIHEAPVEVHLGSWARAAEFGPHDLVVCNPPYVPHDPDAASLPPTLGPARAWDAGSDGRSILDPLCEAAPGLLAAGGSLLLVQSEFANPRKTLESLSAGGLDADIVAWEWIPFGPVLRSRAQWLEDIGLLQAGRREEELLVIRADKP
- a CDS encoding CDGSH iron-sulfur domain-containing protein, with the translated sequence MVEGPVSIEMPDGTCVESDRFMVAICACGRSKNFPLCDTSHRRQSRAKNADRVTPQSA
- a CDS encoding GAF and ANTAR domain-containing protein, with the protein product MTFLEKRDLAARMAELARTLAGPRNLDEVLSGVASAALELIPGVDAAGVLLIGKENTFETVPKDASLTNELHRLQMQFDEGPCVQAALGDLIVRTDDFREETRWPQYAPACVQIGVLSGLSFKLYTSDRTAGALNLFGFQPNIWRGEAETIGAILAAHAAAAILASQEGQQLEAALSTRDRIGQAKGIVMERYKVDDVQAFEMLRQISQDSNTKLVDVAQRVIDTRD
- a CDS encoding GAF and ANTAR domain-containing protein, which encodes MTLVDGDPTGERRRFYDAMQRAVVFQQRGETDVEQVLRELNEATVASIPGARYAGITLVDEHGQVTSVGATHDFAKLLDDLQGELREGPCLSAAWENHTMLINDLEAEQRWPSYCREVTKRTPVRSVLSVQLDTPSSGIAALNFQAEAAGSFDEDAAELARVFAAHTTLAWNSLHRERQFQTALGSRDLIGQAKGMLMERFNIDGVAAFDALRHLSQDMNVKLIEVAERIVSAGPDRP